From Lolium perenne isolate Kyuss_39 chromosome 5, Kyuss_2.0, whole genome shotgun sequence, a single genomic window includes:
- the LOC127321463 gene encoding guanylate kinase 1, translating into MGEEAPEFRVESITLEPKDCHWNAVDVGNKTYVIGRSDEESKSHFDIKILDKLTQTWVVPTVLGAQPPSRSHSAILVNDEKILVVEKGVSLNDSIWFLEIDTPFVKQQRKIKGSEVVSWSKGVLGVAHKPVVISGPSGVGKGTLIAKLMKEFPSKFGFSVSHTTRSPRVKEIDGVHYHFAERSKMEQDISEGKFLEFAHVHGNLYGTSIEAVESVTDEGKRCILDIDVQGARSVRASSLEAIFIFVCPPSFEELEQRLRARGTETEEQIQKRLKNARAELDQSNSPGLFDHLLVNDDLETCYENLKKLLSLDDEHEDSEDCCIKDGKATACYSILSKTESEILLQSDIGELEKGSANLLALDLSSLTGGAPGRTRGLKIQPVNPIANGLKAIR; encoded by the exons ATG GGTGAAGAGGCTCCTGAGTTTCGTGTTGAAAGCATCACCTTGGAGCCCAAGGATTGCCACTGGAATGCCGTAGACGTTGGCAATAAGACG TATGTAATTGGCAGATCAGATGAGGAGTCCAAGTCACACTTTGACATTAAAATTCTGGACAAACTCACTCAAACTTG GGTTGTGCCGACAGTACTTGGGGCTCAGCCTCCATCCAGGTCGCACTCAGCAATTCTCGTAAATGATGAGAAGATATTGGTTGTTGAGAAGGGTGTTTCATTGAATGATTCCATCTGGTTCCTTGAG ATAGATACCCCCTTCGTTAAACAACAGCGGAAAATCAAGGGTTCGGAAGTTGTTTCCTGGAGCAAGGGAGTACTTGGCGTTGCACACAAGCCTGTTGTGATTAGTGGGCCTTCTGGTGTTGGTAAAGGGACATTAATAGCAAAATTGATGAAAGAGTTCCCATCAAAGTTTGGGTTTTCTGTTAGCCACACTACAAGATCTCCAAGGGTGAAGGAAATAGATGGAGTTCACTACCATTTCGCCGAACGAAGCAAGATGGAACAAGATATAAGTGAGGGAAAATTTCTTGAATTTGCTCACGTTCATGGAAATCTCTATGGCACGAGTATTGAAGCAGTTGAATCTGTTACTGATGAGGGGAAG AGGTGTATTCTCGATATTGATGTCCAAGGAGCTCGATCTGTGAGGGCTTCTTCTCTTgaagcaatattcatctttgtatGCCCTCCGTCATTTGAGGAACTAGAGCAGCGCCTTCGCGCACG GGGTACAGAAACAGAGGAGCAAATTCAGAAACGACTGAAAAATGCTCGTGCTGAGCTTGATCAGTCCAACTCTCCAGGTCTTTTTGATCATCTTTTGGTAAATGATGACCTTGAAACATGCTACGAGAATTTGAAG AAGTTGCTTTCCCTGGATGATGAACATGAAGATTCAGAGGATTGTT GCATCAAGGATGGCAAAGCAACTGCATGTTATTCAATTCTATCCAAAACAGAGTCAGAAATTTTGTTGCAATCTGACATTGGTGAATTAGAAAAAGGATCTGCAAATTT GCTAGCGCTGGACTTGTCCTCTCTTACAGGAGGCGCTCCAGGACGAACTAGGGGTCTTAAGATACAGCCAGTTAACCCAATTGCCAATGGTTTGAAGGCCATTAGATGA